DNA sequence from the Hippopotamus amphibius kiboko isolate mHipAmp2 chromosome 1, mHipAmp2.hap2, whole genome shotgun sequence genome:
AGCTAGAAGCGGAACCTCTAAGGGAGACATGAATGGAGAGAGGGCTGACTCATGTCAGACAAGTGACCTGCCCCTGCTCCCAGGGTGGAGATCTGCCCAGTGTGGAAGAGGTGGAGGTGCCTGTCCCTCCACTCCTGCTGCAGTGGGTCAAGACTGATCAGGCCCTACTCATGCTCTTTAGCGATGGCACTATCCAGGTAAGAGCTCCTGCTGGAGTTGGGGGTAAGGTCTGGGAGGTCCAGGGTGCTGGGGAGGAAACGATCTGGGCCCTAGGCCCTGATCAGTGTCACCCTCCTGTGCACAGGTGAACTTCTATGGAGACCACACCAAGCTGATCCTCAGTGGCTGGGAGCCCCTCCTTGTGACTTTCGTGGCCCGCAATCGCAGTGCTTGTACTTACCTCGCTTCCCACCTTCAGCAGCTGGGCTGCTCCCCAGATCTGAGGCAGCGGCTCCGCTATGCGCTGCGCCTGCTCCGGGACCGCTGCCCAGTCTAGGCCCCAACCGGCAGGGCCGGCCACCACCCAAGCCCTCAAGCCCGCGGCCTGTGCCTGTTAAGGCTCTGACCCTTGCCTTGTGGCCCTCCCTGTTCCTGCGGTGCCTCACTGGGGGCTCTGGACCGAAGCCCCCAGGGAATCAGGGACCAGCTTTACTAGGGTTGGAGGCGGCCTCCTACCCCTTCTCCAAGAAAAGCCTGAGCCTTAGCCCCCCGCTAGGGGGCGTTATTTATGGACCACTTTTATTTAttgacacatttatttattgggaTGCGAGCCCCAGGGAGGGCCTCCTCCTGGTATAATAAACCGTTTTTGCAAAACTCGGGGGCGTCCTCACTCGCAGTAGAGCCCGTGGACCGTGGCCACGACGAAGAGCGAGGCGTTGGTGACGGCGGCCGACACCAGCCCGTCGCGCGCCGCGTCCCAGAGCGCGCGGCTGGCCACGCGCACGCCCTGGCCGGCGCGCGGCCCCAGCACTACGTTGCACACCAGCTTGTAGCGCGGCGGGCTGAGTTCGCGCAGGCGCACGCGCACCAGCTCGCACACCTCCCGCGCCAGCCGCCCGGCCTCGGCGCCTGAGTAGCGGGCGTCGCGTACCCCCGCCGCCAACGCCGCCTCCAGCGCCTGCTGGGCGCGCGCGGCCTCCCAGCGCTCCCCCGGCGCCGGCTCCGTGCGGTACGAGGGCGCCGGCCGGCGGGCGGGCGCCGGGAGCAAGCCCGAGAAGCTGACCCGCGAGCCGAGAGGCGGCATGGGGCCCAGGGATGGGCGCCGCCCCCCAGGACCCGCGCCTGGCCCGGCCAGCGAGTTCCGGCGTGAAAAGGACAAGGCCGGACCTAGCACGGAGCCGCCGCGGGAGGCCGGGCCCGGGCCAGCTGGTCGGGTCTCATCGATGCTGGGCAGGCGGCCTGGAGGCCGCGCTGGTGATAGTTTCAGCCCGTGGTCTTTGGAAGCCTCCTCCTCCTGGCGTCCGGGGGGCACAGGCCTGCCAGCCATGGACCTGCCAGCCGGAAGACCCACACTTGGATGGGATGGCCCTCACTGGCTGTCTTTGTACGCTATCCAGTCTCTTAGTGATGAGAGAGTTTTTACCCCCTTGATCCCTTCTTACCTGTTTTCGGGGGACAGGTGAATCAAATAGCCCGGGGATGCGTGGATTCGTAGCTGCTTAGAGGGTTAAGGGCTGTTAGGGACACAATAAGGGGAGAGATGTTGCTCAGACTGTCATGTTATCCCTGCTCCTTGAGCTCCACTTTCCTTGGGCACTGTGGAGGTCAACTAAGTGAGCTCGAAGTacacctccttttctctcttccacctGACTTCACCAGCGGGAAAAGGGGGAGATGACTCTGCCCTCTGCCTCAGCCTAGACAATGGTGCCTCCACCCCTTAAACAGAGGGAGGGACAGCCCCAACTCCTTCAACCCCCATAGATCCTTCTAGCCCCTGAATCTTGAATACAGCCATCCTCCACCCCTACCTGCTCTTAGAATGACTGGCACAGAAATCCCCAcaaggggctgaggctggggccaGGCGACTCAGGGTGGTCCTTCCACCCTCTGCTTTTGGCTTTTGGCCCTACCTCCAGAGTCAGTTCTGGGATGGCTGCGCTCTTCTGAAACTTCTCAGGCACCTGAGTCACCTGCAGTGTTTGGCTTCCAAGCTCTCTCCTAACAGCCCTTGCCCGGCTGGCCTGACTGGCAGGTGGAAGGGTAAGAGCTCCTTGCCTGTGTTGTGGAGTTGCCATCGGTTGCTGGGCCAGCACTCTTCTCTTCCTGGTTCCCTCTCTCCAGTCCTGGCTCTGGCTTAACCCGGGAGTGTTACTATTATGAGCACGTGCTGAGCACTGGGTAGCTGAGTCATCAGGGAAGAGGGATCAACAGGGGCTGAGAGCCCAAGGGCACACAAGTATGACTGAAGGGGCAGATGTAGAGAGGGGCTCTGGTCAGAAGAGTGTCCCCCTACCCCCGGGCTCCTGAGCTGCTGTCCATTTCTCCCCTTGTGAAGACTGGCTCTCCACTTGTGAACAAGTCGCAGAGGGCCTGGGATATGGGGAAACCTTGAGACTGCGGGGGTGGCTGCTCAGGAATTAGAATCTGGGCCTACAGGAAGGAGCACGTCATGGCCTATCATCTCCCCATCAGCCTCAACTAGGACAAACATTTCCGTTCCTTGTGCGGAGCTAGGGTGGGGCTTGAATGACTTCCTCGGTTCAGGGctcagggaggggggaagggagaacCATCGGGACCCAGACCTGATGTAGCAGTGGTGACTCCACTCAGTGAACCCTGCTGACCTGTGTGCCCTGGGGCCTGTCCCCAGCTGTCCACACCTCTCGTGTGCTTTACTGCACAGATTGCCAACCCCGCCCCCACGCTGCAGCTGCATTTCAGGGATGCCAGAGACCATTGTGCCTCTGTCAGAGTTGACACCTCCTCACCTGACCCCCCCCTCTGGGAGGGACAGGACTGCCACCTCCCAAATaggccaggcctgggccctgAAACCAGTCCAAAAGGACAAGGACTTTCCCTGTTAAAGGGGTTCCCCAGGCCTGGCTAGCCTGATCCTGACCCTGTGTgcttgtggggaggagggagcagggagtTTGAACTCTGAACCCAGGACAGGCAGGGGCCAGGGTGCTGAGACCCTCCGACCCTGCTTAGGGCCCCTCTACGGCTGAAGTTTTCCCTGGGCCTGTGGGAACGGGGCGGGGCCTCGTCTCAGGCCAGGCTCTAGTTTCCGTGGAAACCCACAGGCTTCCCACCCCGGCGCTGCCTGGGCAGGCTCCCAGCTGGGGCCTCGTCCGCagccagcctctcttccccagtcCAGTCCGCTCCACCTCGGCCTCTCTTGGTCCCCTCCTTGAGTCCCCATCCCCAGGCTGAGCCTCTGGCCTCCTCCACTGGCCTCTGATGCCTTCAGACACCTGGGCCTCTCCTGCCTCATTCCTAAACTTCAGCTTCTCAGTAAATAGGCCTCCCAAGCTCTTGCCCCTCCCTCTTATGCCTTTCTAGCTCCTCACCAGCTCCTTCCACCTACCGCCTCCCACAGACCAACAGACAGCAGGCCTCCTAGGCTGttcctcctgcttcctcccctgccccacctctctCATGGAGACCCCAGGACTGGTTGTGCACGGGCAGTCTGCGCCCTTTTCCTCAGCACTCCGAAGCCTCGTCAACAACCCTCTCTACAGGTGAGGGGGGTGGGCCCTGTCTGTGGGTTTTCCCTAGCTGCCTCTGCTGGGCCCCATGACTCTGAGGAAGCTCTGGGTGCAGAGGAAGTGGAGAATTAGGACATGATCCTCCTCCCTGGTGAACTCAGGCTGGGGAAGTCCAGTATAGAGACTACTGGTCGCTTAGTGTGTATGAGAGCCAGAGGTGGGGGCTGTGGGGACTGGAGCTCAGAACAGCTATGTGACCTCAGGGAAA
Encoded proteins:
- the DYNLT4 gene encoding dynein light chain Tctex-type 4 translates to MAGRPVPPGRQEEEASKDHGLKLSPARPPGRLPSIDETRPAGPGPASRGGSVLGPALSFSRRNSLAGPGAGPGGRRPSLGPMPPLGSRVSFSGLLPAPARRPAPSYRTEPAPGERWEAARAQQALEAALAAGVRDARYSGAEAGRLAREVCELVRVRLRELSPPRYKLVCNVVLGPRAGQGVRVASRALWDAARDGLVSAAVTNASLFVVATVHGLYCE